Proteins from a genomic interval of Desulfovibrio litoralis DSM 11393:
- a CDS encoding energy-coupling factor ABC transporter ATP-binding protein: MNLYLLDKIKRIRNSETTLNLDLLTIKAQSIIGIAGHNGSGKSTLMRILAFLDLPDSGSLYFKGQEVTKETILWKLRRQVTLLTQETYLLKRSVSKNLEYGLKIRGTKLSSDAIYEAKCQALEAVGMNPDIYLKRSWQELSGGETQRVALATRLILKPEVLLLDEPTASLDEKSTKLICKAALNSRETDNTTIIIVSHDLNWLKEVSDSVIYLKQGKIQQ, from the coding sequence ATGAATCTATATTTATTGGATAAAATAAAACGCATTCGCAATTCGGAAACAACCCTTAATCTTGATCTTTTAACCATAAAAGCTCAAAGCATTATTGGAATAGCCGGTCATAACGGTAGCGGAAAGTCTACTTTAATGCGAATTTTAGCCTTTTTAGACCTGCCTGACAGCGGGTCTTTATATTTCAAAGGGCAAGAAGTTACCAAAGAAACCATACTCTGGAAACTCAGGCGACAGGTAACCCTATTAACCCAAGAAACCTATCTTTTAAAACGTAGCGTTTCCAAAAACCTTGAATACGGTTTAAAGATACGTGGAACAAAGCTTAGTTCAGATGCGATTTATGAAGCAAAGTGTCAAGCTTTAGAAGCGGTTGGAATGAACCCGGATATTTATTTAAAACGCAGTTGGCAAGAACTTTCCGGAGGAGAAACCCAAAGAGTTGCCCTCGCCACACGCCTGATCTTAAAACCTGAAGTTTTACTACTTGATGAACCAACGGCCAGCCTCGATGAGAAAAGTACAAAACTTATCTGTAAAGCGGCACTAAACAGCCGTGAAACAGATAATACAACAATTATTATTGTTTCTCACGATCTTAACTGGCTTAAAGAAGTTTCGGACAGCGTCATTTATTTAAAACAGGGAAAAATTCAACAATAA
- a CDS encoding pyridoxal-phosphate-dependent aminotransferase family protein, with protein sequence MQKYINIPMVAGPVSLHPNVLKVMNKDYGSGQIEKDFIPFYSETADMLAEIMQTKNEVVLMTGEGMLALWGALKSCLKVGDKVLSIGTGVFGDGIGEMAKSLGCEVTSISLPYNQTIDNMALELIEEALKKDCPKLISVVHCETPSGTLNPLDGLAALKNKYKVPLLYVDAVASVGGAALNADALSIDLALVGSQKCLSAPPSMSIVSVSSKAFEIMEEINYQGYDSLLPFKNIKNQTRCPYTPYWHGVAALNAAAKVLLDEGINSVYARHNAVAEQCRTGIEKLGLELFVEAGFVSSPTVTAIKVPQKTNWETWKKLLRAEGLVVSGSFGPMQDKVFRLGHMGTQADEKLMSEALKAIERSLKKI encoded by the coding sequence ATGCAAAAATATATTAATATTCCTATGGTTGCCGGTCCTGTTAGCTTACACCCCAATGTTTTAAAGGTGATGAATAAAGATTATGGTTCCGGGCAAATAGAGAAAGATTTTATTCCTTTTTATTCGGAAACAGCGGATATGCTTGCTGAAATTATGCAAACTAAAAATGAAGTTGTTTTGATGACCGGGGAGGGAATGCTTGCTCTTTGGGGGGCTTTAAAAAGTTGTTTGAAAGTTGGCGATAAAGTTTTAAGTATCGGCACGGGCGTTTTTGGTGATGGAATTGGCGAAATGGCTAAGAGTTTGGGCTGTGAAGTTACAAGTATTTCACTACCTTATAATCAGACGATTGATAATATGGCGTTAGAGCTTATTGAAGAGGCTTTAAAAAAAGATTGCCCAAAACTTATCAGCGTTGTGCATTGCGAAACTCCCTCAGGTACGTTAAATCCGCTAGATGGTTTAGCGGCTTTGAAAAATAAATATAAAGTGCCTTTATTATATGTTGATGCTGTTGCCAGTGTGGGCGGTGCTGCCTTAAATGCAGATGCCTTGTCCATTGACCTTGCTTTGGTTGGCTCTCAAAAATGTCTGTCGGCACCACCAAGTATGTCGATTGTGAGCGTAAGTTCTAAAGCCTTTGAAATTATGGAAGAAATTAATTATCAAGGTTATGATTCCCTATTGCCTTTTAAGAATATTAAAAACCAAACTCGTTGTCCTTATACTCCATATTGGCATGGTGTTGCCGCCTTAAATGCTGCTGCCAAAGTGTTGTTGGACGAAGGAATAAATTCTGTTTACGCAAGGCATAATGCAGTGGCGGAACAATGTCGCACAGGAATTGAAAAACTTGGTTTAGAACTTTTTGTTGAAGCTGGTTTTGTCTCTTCCCCTACGGTTACGGCGATAAAAGTTCCGCAAAAAACAAACTGGGAAACGTGGAAAAAATTGCTTAGAGCTGAAGGGCTAGTTGTTTCAGGTAGTTTTGGACCAATGCAAGATAAAGTATTCAGGCTTGGACACATGGGAACACAGGCCGATGAAAAGCTTATGTCTGAGGCGTTAAAGGCGATAGAAAGATCGCTTAAGAAAATTTAA
- a CDS encoding ArsR/SmtB family transcription factor — protein sequence MSYLSSEQSYELNETSDIHTLDENTQQLLEFCKAVADPIRLRLIAVLQKYELNVNELVQLFDMGQSRISRHLKILSASGLLLFRREGLWVFYSSNKNGTASNFIQALKPFMQNNISLNKDLIKAKQLLDQRSLNTKMFFNHIADDWDKLNKEILGQFNLGLAVAERMPNCTCAVDLGCGTGQLLLAMQDKCKILIGVDGSARMLELAKKQNFASTVQVSLRIGDLEHLPLKDAEADFVTVNMVLHHLNAPFNTLEEIKRILSADGYLLITDFAHHNQEDMRVRYGDLWLGLDFNELEKRLKTLEFAIVEHSSFSVEKNLQLRLILAQKK from the coding sequence ATGTCTTATTTGTCCTCAGAACAAAGCTATGAACTGAACGAAACGTCAGATATTCACACGCTTGATGAAAATACTCAACAATTATTGGAATTTTGCAAAGCTGTTGCTGACCCTATTCGCTTGCGTCTTATTGCCGTTTTGCAAAAGTATGAGTTAAATGTCAATGAACTGGTTCAGCTTTTTGATATGGGGCAATCTCGCATTTCAAGACACCTTAAAATATTGAGTGCAAGCGGTTTGTTGTTGTTTCGACGTGAGGGGTTATGGGTTTTTTACAGCAGTAATAAAAATGGTACGGCAAGTAATTTTATTCAAGCTTTAAAACCGTTTATGCAAAACAATATCAGTTTGAACAAAGACTTGATAAAAGCCAAACAGTTGCTTGATCAACGCAGTTTAAACACGAAAATGTTTTTTAATCATATTGCTGATGACTGGGATAAATTAAATAAAGAAATTTTAGGACAGTTTAATTTAGGGCTTGCCGTTGCCGAACGTATGCCAAACTGTACTTGTGCCGTTGATTTGGGTTGCGGAACCGGTCAATTGCTTTTAGCCATGCAAGATAAGTGTAAAATATTGATTGGTGTTGACGGCTCTGCTCGAATGTTGGAATTGGCAAAAAAACAAAATTTTGCCTCAACAGTTCAGGTTTCTTTAAGAATAGGCGATTTGGAACATTTACCTTTAAAAGATGCCGAGGCTGATTTTGTTACTGTGAACATGGTTTTACACCATCTAAACGCCCCTTTTAATACTTTAGAAGAAATTAAGAGAATTTTATCTGCTGACGGATACTTGCTGATTACTGACTTTGCTCATCATAATCAAGAGGATATGAGAGTCCGTTACGGAGATTTATGGTTGGGGCTTGATTTTAATGAGTTGGAAAAAAGGTTGAAAACGCTTGAATTTGCTATTGTGGAACATTCAAGTTTTTCAGTGGAGAAAAATCTTCAGCTTAGATTGATTTTGGCTCAAAAAAAATAA
- a CDS encoding F0F1 ATP synthase subunit epsilon → MEKMLQVEIVTPDRLVLDEKADYVSATGIGGEFGVLPNHVPYLTALKIGSLYYKANGKNHYAFISGGFAEVSDNKVTILAESAELVEQIDLERAKKAKERAEKRLASKEDYDQSRAEIALQRAIIRISLKSSNGL, encoded by the coding sequence ATGGAAAAAATGCTCCAAGTTGAAATTGTTACCCCTGATCGTCTTGTTTTAGACGAAAAAGCAGATTATGTAAGTGCTACTGGTATAGGTGGCGAGTTTGGTGTTTTGCCAAATCACGTTCCCTACTTAACAGCTTTAAAAATTGGTTCACTTTATTATAAAGCTAACGGTAAAAATCATTATGCTTTCATATCTGGTGGTTTTGCCGAGGTTTCTGATAATAAAGTTACAATTCTTGCTGAATCTGCTGAATTAGTTGAACAAATTGATTTAGAGAGAGCCAAGAAGGCAAAAGAAAGAGCGGAAAAACGTCTTGCTTCAAAAGAAGATTATGACCAATCACGAGCTGAAATTGCTTTACAAAGAGCAATTATCCGTATTTCTTTAAAAAGTTCAAATGGTTTGTAG
- the atpD gene encoding F0F1 ATP synthase subunit beta, protein MSTNVGKIVQVIGAVVDVEFETGKLPNILSAIIIKNPNNPNAPELICEVAQHLGNNIVRTIAMEATEGLVRGMEAVDTGHPIMVPVGKASLGRIMNVVGQPVDEIGPIDAEKKLPIHRAAPAFTEQNTKVELLETGIKVVDLLIPFPKGGKMGLFGGAGVGKTVILMEMINNIAKQHGGISVFAGVGERTREGNDLYHEMKDAGVLEKAALVYGQMNEPPGARARVALTALTCAEYFRDEENQDVLLFVDNIFRFTQAGSEVSALLGRMPSAVGYQPTLGTDLGALQERITSTNKGSITSVQAVYVPADDLTDPAPATTFSHLDGTLVLSRQIAELGIYPAVDPLDSTSRILDPLVVGEKHYAVARQVQMILQKYKDLQDIIAILGMDELSDEDKITVNRARRIQRFLSQPFHVAETFTGTPGEYVKLEDTVRAFEGILNGEYDQLAESDFYMVGNIDMALEKYKKRTAQ, encoded by the coding sequence ATGAGTACTAACGTTGGTAAGATAGTACAAGTAATCGGCGCTGTTGTAGACGTCGAATTTGAAACAGGCAAGTTACCTAATATTTTGTCTGCTATTATTATAAAAAACCCAAATAACCCAAATGCCCCAGAGTTAATCTGTGAAGTGGCACAGCATCTTGGTAACAACATAGTGCGAACTATCGCTATGGAAGCTACAGAAGGTCTTGTGCGTGGAATGGAAGCTGTTGATACCGGGCACCCAATTATGGTGCCGGTAGGAAAAGCTTCTTTAGGGCGTATTATGAACGTTGTTGGTCAACCTGTTGATGAAATAGGTCCGATCGACGCAGAAAAGAAACTGCCTATTCACAGAGCGGCTCCTGCTTTTACTGAACAAAACACAAAAGTAGAACTTCTTGAAACAGGTATCAAAGTTGTTGACTTGCTTATTCCTTTCCCTAAGGGCGGAAAAATGGGTCTCTTCGGCGGTGCTGGTGTTGGTAAAACCGTTATCTTAATGGAAATGATCAACAACATCGCAAAACAACACGGCGGTATTTCTGTATTCGCCGGGGTTGGTGAGCGTACTCGTGAGGGGAATGACCTTTACCATGAAATGAAGGATGCCGGAGTTTTAGAAAAAGCAGCCTTAGTTTATGGTCAGATGAATGAGCCTCCGGGAGCTCGTGCTCGTGTTGCTCTAACCGCTTTGACTTGTGCTGAGTACTTTAGAGATGAAGAAAACCAAGACGTTCTGCTCTTCGTTGATAACATCTTCCGCTTTACTCAAGCAGGTTCTGAAGTATCTGCTTTACTTGGTCGTATGCCGTCTGCGGTTGGTTATCAGCCAACACTCGGAACCGACCTTGGAGCATTACAAGAGCGTATCACTTCAACAAATAAAGGATCTATTACTTCTGTTCAGGCTGTTTATGTGCCTGCTGATGACTTAACTGACCCTGCTCCGGCGACTACCTTCTCTCACCTTGACGGAACTTTGGTTCTTTCTCGTCAAATTGCAGAGCTTGGTATTTACCCTGCTGTTGACCCGCTTGACTCTACTTCTCGCATCTTAGATCCTCTCGTAGTTGGCGAAAAACACTATGCTGTTGCTCGTCAAGTTCAGATGATTCTTCAAAAATATAAAGACCTTCAAGATATTATCGCTATTCTTGGTATGGACGAACTGTCTGATGAAGATAAAATCACAGTTAACCGTGCCAGACGTATTCAGCGTTTCTTATCTCAGCCTTTCCACGTTGCGGAGACCTTTACCGGTACCCCTGGTGAATATGTAAAGCTTGAAGATACCGTTAGAGCTTTTGAAGGTATTTTAAATGGAGAATATGACCAGCTTGCAGAATCTGATTTCTATATGGTTGGTAATATTGATATGGCTTTGGAAAAGTATAAGAAACGTACAGCACAATAA
- a CDS encoding F0F1 ATP synthase subunit gamma produces the protein MASLKDVKVKITAVGKTKQITKAMNMVSSAKLRGAQQRMEGFRPYAEKFYSMLTDLSGKTSGVANALLEERLESKNVGIVLMTVERGLCGSFNVNLISEAIKLAEEAKAAGKGVKFWCVGRKGRDAIRKLNYELANGYIGRINNLNFNLALELGNEVINSFVAKEVDEVIVVYGRFINVANQKPTRLALLPVKSDSQKAENDKNTQKTASLAIEYIYEPDASVLLSELLPKFVRVQIYRGLLDTRTSGHAARMTAMDNATRSCNDMISALTMLFNKTRQAAITRDLMDIVGGAEALKG, from the coding sequence ATGGCATCGCTTAAGGATGTAAAAGTAAAAATAACAGCTGTAGGAAAAACCAAGCAAATTACAAAAGCAATGAACATGGTTTCATCTGCTAAGTTGCGTGGTGCTCAACAAAGGATGGAAGGTTTTCGTCCTTATGCTGAAAAATTCTACAGTATGCTGACAGATTTATCAGGTAAAACTTCAGGTGTTGCTAACGCCTTGCTTGAAGAACGTCTTGAGTCAAAAAATGTCGGCATAGTGTTAATGACGGTTGAAAGAGGTTTATGCGGTAGTTTTAACGTTAACCTTATATCCGAAGCCATAAAATTAGCCGAAGAAGCAAAAGCGGCTGGTAAAGGTGTAAAGTTTTGGTGCGTTGGTCGTAAAGGTCGAGATGCTATCCGTAAACTTAATTATGAACTTGCAAACGGTTATATAGGCAGGATAAATAACCTTAATTTTAACCTTGCCTTAGAACTCGGTAACGAAGTCATAAATTCTTTTGTCGCTAAAGAAGTAGACGAAGTGATTGTGGTTTATGGTCGGTTTATTAACGTAGCTAACCAAAAACCAACTCGCTTAGCTCTTTTACCTGTTAAATCAGACAGCCAAAAAGCTGAAAATGATAAAAATACACAAAAAACTGCCAGTCTCGCCATAGAATACATTTATGAGCCTGATGCTTCTGTTTTATTATCTGAATTACTTCCTAAATTTGTTAGAGTACAAATTTATCGTGGTTTATTAGATACAAGAACAAGTGGACACGCCGCTCGAATGACAGCTATGGATAACGCCACTCGCAGTTGTAACGATATGATAAGTGCTTTAACCATGCTCTTTAATAAGACAAGGCAAGCGGCTATTACTAGAGATTTGATGGACATCGTCGGCGGCGCTGAGGCGCTCAAAGGATAA
- the atpA gene encoding F0F1 ATP synthase subunit alpha — MQIKAEEISKIIEDQIQNYESRVEMSETGTVLYVGDGIARVYGVRNAMSMELLEFPGGLMGMVLNLEEDNVGVALLGEDTGVKEGDLVKRTGKIFSVPVGDAVMGRVLNPLGEPIDGLGPVNASETKPVEIKAPGIIARKSVHEPMPTGIKAIDAMTPIGRGQRELIIGDRQTGKTAVCLDAILAQKETGIHCFYVAIGQKRSTVALVADILRKHGALEYTTIISATASEPAPLQFIAAYSGCSMAEFYRDNGKHALIIYDDLSKQATAYRQMSLLLRRPPGREAFPGDVFYLHSRLLERAAKMSDKLGAGSLTALPIIETQAGDVSAYIPTNVISITDGQVYLEPNLFNSGVRPAINVGLSVSRVGGAAQIKAMKQVAGTMRLDMAQYRELAAFAQFGSDLDKATQAKLNRGARLVELLKQPQFEPMPTAEQVASIWSTIKGYMDDIPVSAVRKFEKEYLDFLKASRPDILNDIKSKQALDADLEKRMQAALEDFKKGFKA, encoded by the coding sequence ATGCAGATCAAAGCTGAAGAAATCAGTAAAATTATTGAGGATCAGATCCAAAATTACGAAAGTCGCGTAGAAATGAGCGAAACCGGTACCGTGCTTTATGTCGGTGATGGTATTGCCCGTGTTTATGGTGTTAGAAATGCCATGTCTATGGAGCTTTTGGAATTTCCCGGTGGATTAATGGGAATGGTTTTAAACCTTGAAGAAGACAACGTTGGTGTTGCTCTTCTTGGTGAGGATACTGGCGTTAAAGAGGGCGACCTTGTAAAACGTACGGGAAAAATATTCTCCGTTCCTGTTGGTGATGCTGTTATGGGGCGTGTTTTAAACCCTCTTGGTGAGCCAATTGACGGTCTAGGACCGGTTAATGCGAGTGAAACCAAGCCGGTTGAAATTAAAGCTCCCGGTATTATTGCCAGAAAATCCGTTCATGAACCTATGCCTACCGGTATTAAAGCGATTGACGCTATGACCCCAATCGGACGAGGTCAGCGTGAGCTTATCATCGGTGACCGTCAAACCGGTAAAACCGCTGTTTGCCTTGATGCTATCTTAGCTCAAAAAGAAACAGGTATTCACTGTTTTTATGTGGCGATTGGTCAAAAAAGGTCAACCGTTGCCCTTGTTGCCGATATTTTACGCAAACATGGTGCACTTGAGTATACAACTATTATTTCCGCAACCGCCTCTGAACCAGCTCCGTTACAATTTATTGCAGCTTATTCTGGTTGTTCTATGGCAGAATTTTATCGAGATAATGGTAAGCACGCTTTAATTATTTATGATGACTTATCTAAACAAGCAACGGCTTATCGCCAGATGTCCTTGCTTCTTCGTCGTCCTCCCGGTCGTGAAGCTTTCCCTGGAGACGTTTTTTATCTTCACTCTCGTTTACTTGAAAGAGCTGCGAAGATGTCTGATAAGCTTGGAGCTGGTTCTTTAACAGCTTTACCTATTATCGAAACTCAAGCTGGCGACGTTTCTGCTTATATTCCAACTAACGTTATTTCTATTACTGATGGTCAGGTTTATCTTGAGCCAAACCTCTTTAACTCAGGCGTTCGCCCTGCGATTAACGTTGGTTTATCAGTTTCTCGAGTTGGTGGTGCCGCTCAGATTAAAGCAATGAAACAAGTCGCAGGTACTATGCGTCTTGATATGGCTCAATATCGTGAACTCGCTGCGTTTGCTCAGTTTGGTTCTGATCTTGATAAAGCGACTCAGGCTAAATTAAATCGTGGTGCTAGATTAGTAGAATTATTAAAACAACCACAGTTTGAACCTATGCCAACCGCTGAACAGGTTGCTTCTATTTGGTCAACAATTAAAGGCTATATGGACGATATTCCTGTTAGTGCTGTACGTAAGTTTGAAAAAGAATACCTTGATTTTCTTAAAGCTTCTCGTCCAGATATATTAAATGATATTAAATCCAAACAAGCTCTTGATGCTGATTTGGAAAAGCGTATGCAGGCAGCTTTAGAAGATTTTAAAAAAGGCTTCAAAGCTTAA
- the atpH gene encoding ATP synthase F1 subunit delta, which yields MINSIVARRYAKALFDFAFKKGKDEPFRYGEELGALAFILANSKELENFFSNPVFLKEEKEKLLVVLLEQAKLGTEVKSFCNILLDKGRITYLKDISAFYNVLLDEERGVIRGELITAVELKEPKRKKVQSRLEKQTNYKLDLTYNVNPSILGGIVLKIGDQVMDASLKAQLGMLKDNIKRGE from the coding sequence TTGATAAATTCTATTGTCGCACGCAGGTATGCAAAAGCCTTGTTTGATTTTGCCTTTAAAAAAGGTAAAGACGAGCCTTTCCGTTATGGTGAAGAGCTTGGTGCTTTAGCTTTTATATTGGCAAACTCAAAAGAATTGGAAAATTTTTTCAGTAACCCTGTTTTTTTAAAAGAAGAAAAAGAAAAGTTGCTTGTTGTTCTTTTGGAACAGGCTAAACTTGGAACAGAAGTAAAAAGTTTTTGCAACATTTTACTCGATAAAGGTCGTATTACCTATTTAAAAGACATTAGTGCTTTTTATAATGTCCTCCTTGATGAAGAACGCGGCGTTATTCGCGGCGAACTCATAACGGCTGTGGAACTCAAAGAACCAAAGCGTAAAAAAGTTCAAAGTCGGCTTGAAAAACAAACAAATTACAAGCTCGACCTAACCTACAATGTCAATCCATCTATTTTAGGTGGCATTGTGCTCAAGATTGGCGATCAGGTCATGGACGCAAGCCTAAAAGCACAATTGGGCATGCTCAAAGACAACATAAAGAGGGGTGAGTAG
- a CDS encoding ATP synthase F0 subunit B, which yields MKKDKVFLVLLALAVVSLGAGLVHGIGEANQSAVTNLFFRLANLFAFAGIIWYFGVKKMLVALKARRSTIEQELKDLSQRKLEAEQKLAEVERRIANIASEREAVFAEYKAQGEMIKKNIIAKAEATAKQITEQAKLTAENELALAIEEIRSEVADLVVENTEKMLKAKLNSEAQEKIIDNYITKVVLN from the coding sequence TTGAAAAAAGACAAAGTTTTTCTGGTGTTATTGGCTCTTGCCGTTGTTAGCTTGGGTGCCGGATTAGTTCATGGCATTGGAGAAGCTAACCAAAGTGCCGTAACAAACTTATTTTTCAGATTGGCTAACCTATTTGCTTTTGCCGGAATTATTTGGTATTTTGGCGTAAAGAAAATGTTGGTTGCTCTTAAAGCTCGTCGTTCTACAATTGAACAAGAGTTGAAAGACCTTTCTCAGCGTAAGCTTGAAGCTGAACAAAAACTTGCTGAAGTAGAAAGGCGTATAGCTAATATAGCCTCAGAAAGAGAAGCCGTTTTTGCAGAGTATAAAGCTCAAGGTGAGATGATTAAAAAGAATATTATTGCAAAAGCTGAAGCAACCGCCAAACAGATTACCGAACAGGCTAAACTTACGGCAGAAAACGAACTTGCCTTGGCAATAGAAGAAATTAGATCAGAAGTTGCCGATCTTGTTGTTGAAAACACCGAAAAAATGTTAAAAGCCAAGCTTAATTCAGAAGCTCAAGAAAAAATTATCGATAACTATATAACTAAGGTGGTGCTCAATTGA
- a CDS encoding ATP synthase F0 subunit B has protein sequence MVDPNVPVPGMIEISLPLILIQLCNFLVALAFLNYVLIKPVRDIIAERKAKMAGLLDSADDFNKAADLKLKNYESELAKARVQAVSQRDDVRDSALKVEADILGQANSDAQTFIQDAKAQIKSEAKKAMLTLKDQIDALSVKAVDRILS, from the coding sequence ATGGTTGACCCTAATGTACCTGTGCCCGGAATGATTGAAATTAGTTTGCCGCTGATATTGATTCAGCTGTGTAACTTTTTAGTAGCGTTGGCGTTTTTGAACTATGTTTTAATTAAGCCCGTTCGAGATATTATTGCTGAGCGTAAGGCAAAAATGGCAGGGCTTTTGGATAGTGCCGACGATTTTAACAAGGCGGCAGATCTTAAGCTTAAAAACTATGAGTCTGAACTTGCTAAAGCTAGAGTGCAAGCAGTTTCTCAGCGAGACGACGTTAGAGACAGCGCTCTTAAAGTCGAAGCTGATATTCTCGGGCAAGCAAACTCTGATGCACAAACTTTTATTCAAGATGCTAAAGCTCAGATTAAGTCTGAGGCAAAAAAAGCTATGTTGACACTAAAGGATCAAATAGATGCTTTATCTGTCAAAGCTGTTGACCGTATTCTAAGTTAA
- a CDS encoding polymer-forming cytoskeletal protein: MMSKDEFNAFLGTGTIYEGHLNFSGAVRIDGQFKGDIESDGTLILGKDAKVQATVHVGQLIVSGCITGEMKIAKKTIIHKTARLIGTLNTPVLVMEEGAVVQGTVNMLQGDAAIQSVGLVGELSEGKVELIE, encoded by the coding sequence ATGATGAGTAAAGATGAATTTAATGCATTCCTTGGGACAGGCACTATATATGAAGGTCATCTTAACTTTTCCGGTGCTGTGCGTATTGACGGTCAGTTTAAAGGCGATATTGAGTCAGACGGAACTTTAATTCTTGGAAAAGATGCAAAAGTGCAAGCAACTGTTCACGTTGGTCAACTTATCGTTTCCGGTTGTATTACCGGAGAAATGAAGATAGCTAAAAAGACGATTATCCATAAAACAGCAAGATTGATTGGAACTCTTAATACTCCGGTTTTAGTGATGGAAGAGGGTGCTGTTGTTCAAGGAACAGTCAATATGTTGCAAGGCGATGCTGCTATTCAATCTGTTGGATTAGTTGGTGAATTATCAGAAGGCAAAGTTGAATTGATTGAATAA
- the rodA gene encoding rod shape-determining protein RodA, giving the protein MDNHKLSQINWGLILMTLILFTIGMVNLYSASAYRNLDGVIELASFYQKQALWSVGGFILMFLSTVIDYRHFKNFAVPIFLLTIVLLLAVPIIGTTINNAKRWIDIGFFRIQPSELAKISTTILIAKVLSSSKEPLGWGGLFQVFLIISVPVVLILKQPDLGTALNIVILVGGIILYRGLKPWVFRICCLSVPLLLPLGWQFMKPYQKERVFTFLNPERAPKDEGFQIIQSKITIGSGEIWGKGFLAGTQSKLRFLPEKHTDFAIAVFSEEWGFVGTALLILFFCLFLLCIINTATDAKDRFGSTLVVGVFFYFFVQIVINIGMVTGMLPVVGMPLPFISYGGSATVVNFFLIGLVLNVSMRRFVFRLN; this is encoded by the coding sequence ATGGATAATCATAAACTCTCTCAAATCAATTGGGGTTTGATTTTAATGACCCTAATCCTTTTTACTATTGGTATGGTAAATTTATATTCTGCCAGTGCTTATCGCAATCTTGACGGAGTGATTGAGCTTGCAAGCTTTTATCAAAAACAAGCCCTCTGGAGCGTCGGCGGTTTTATTTTGATGTTTCTCTCGACGGTTATTGATTATCGCCACTTTAAAAACTTTGCCGTACCAATTTTTTTGCTCACTATAGTTTTGTTGCTTGCCGTTCCTATTATAGGAACAACAATAAATAATGCCAAGCGTTGGATAGATATTGGATTTTTTAGAATCCAACCTAGTGAATTGGCTAAAATTAGTACAACTATCTTAATTGCCAAGGTTTTGTCTTCAAGTAAAGAGCCTTTGGGGTGGGGTGGTTTATTTCAAGTTTTTTTGATTATTTCCGTACCTGTTGTTTTGATTTTAAAACAACCAGACCTTGGAACAGCCCTTAATATTGTTATCCTTGTTGGGGGGATTATTTTATATCGTGGGCTAAAACCTTGGGTTTTTAGAATATGTTGTTTATCTGTTCCTTTATTGCTTCCTCTTGGTTGGCAATTTATGAAACCTTATCAAAAAGAAAGGGTGTTTACCTTTTTAAACCCCGAACGTGCCCCGAAAGATGAAGGTTTTCAAATTATTCAGTCTAAAATAACCATAGGTTCCGGTGAAATTTGGGGAAAAGGCTTTTTAGCCGGAACTCAAAGTAAGTTACGTTTTTTACCGGAAAAACATACCGACTTTGCGATTGCTGTTTTTAGCGAAGAGTGGGGTTTTGTTGGAACGGCTCTTTTAATTTTATTCTTTTGTCTTTTTTTGTTGTGTATAATTAATACGGCGACTGATGCTAAAGACCGTTTTGGAAGTACGCTGGTTGTTGGTGTATTTTTCTATTTTTTTGTTCAGATTGTGATTAATATAGGCATGGTTACAGGTATGTTGCCTGTTGTTGGAATGCCTCTTCCCTTTATAAGTTACGGCGGAAGTGCGACGGTTGTAAACTTTTTTTTAATTGGCTTGGTTTTGAATGTTTCTATGCGTCGTTTTGTTTTTAGATTAAATTAA